The genomic region AACTATAAGTATTGCTAAAAATAATCTTCCCATTTTTAACCTCCTTAATCTGAACTAATCCTTATTATACAATCTTTGACTACCTCAAGCAACCTTTCAAGATTTTCCTCTGAAATAACAAGTGGAGGCATGATTACTATAACATCACCAAGAGGTCTGAGCCACACTCCGTATTTTCTTGCTAATTTGACCACTTTCCAGCCAGTCTGCTCTTTCCATGAAAAAGGCTCTCTTGTTTTTTTATCCCTTACAAGTTCTATCCCTGCAATCATTCCTTTTTGTCTTACATCTCCTACATGGGAAAGCTCTGCTATCTCTAAAAGCTTATTTTTCAGTAATTCAATTTTCGGTGGAAGATTCTCCAATGTTCTGTCTTTTTTGAATATCTCAAGACTTGCAATGGCTGCTGCACAGGCTAAGGGATTTCCTGTATAGGAATGCCCGTGATAAAATGTTTTTCTTTCTTCAATTTCACCTAAAAAAGCGTTAAAGATTTTTTCGTTTACTGCAGTAACTGCCAGAGGCATGTAACCATTTGTTATTCCTTTGCTAAGGCATACTATATCAGGAGTTACCTCTTCATGTTCACAGGCAAACATCCTGCCTGTTCTTCCAAAGCCTGTTGCTACTTCATCGGCAATTAAAAGAACTTCATATTTATTGCAGAGCTCTCTGAGCCCTTTTAAATATCCCGGGGGCCATACAATTATGCCTCCAGCACACTGAACAAGAGGTTCAACTATTACAGCCACAACTCTTTCATGATTTTGTCTTATTATTTTTTCCATTTCACTAAGACAAGCAACTCCACAGGATGGAAAGTTTAACTTTAATTCACAGCGATAGCAGTAAGGTGAAGGTGCTTGAATTGATTTGCTTAGCAAGGGTTTGTAAACCTCATGAAAAAGCTCAACTCCTCCAACGCTTACCGCTCCTATCGTATCTCCATGATAGCCTTCCTTGAGACTTACAAACGTATTTTTTTTCTTTATGCCCTGATTAATCCAGTATTGATAGGCAATTTTCAAAGCAATCTCAACGGCTGTTGAGCCATTGTCAGAGTAAAATATCTTTGTAAGAGGTTCACCCCATGGAAGGCTGTTGCTTAGCATTTCAGCAAGATTTTTTGCAAGCACTATACTTGGCTCATTACATGCACCAAGCAGTGTGGAGTGCGCGAGTTTGTCAATCTGTGCTTTGACTGCCTCGTCAATTTCAGCTCTTCTATGCCCGTGAATGTTTACCCAGAGAGATGATACTCCATCAAGATACCACTTTCCATCAATATCCTTTAAGAAGCAGTCTCTGCCTTCAATAAATATTGCTGGCTCTTCAGTAAGCCATTGCTTCATCTGTGTAAAAGGATGCCATATGTATTTTTTATCCCACTCAATGAGAGTTTTTTTATCCATATCACCCTCCAGATTTATTATAATACAAAATAAAATTGCCCAATAGAGAGACTATTCTTGAGCCTTTTCACTTATAGATTCAGATTTCTACCTGTAAAAATGTTGACCTCAAGAGGCACTTTGAGATCAAAATTTTTCATCTCATTCTGGACAATTTCTTTAACATCTTCAATGATACTTTCTTGCACTTCAAGCACTATCTCATCGTGAATCTGAAGAATGAGCTTTGCATTCATATTCTTGGTTTTAAGATGTCTGTATATTCTTATCATTGCAATTTTTATAATGTCTGCTGCAGTTCCCTGAATAGGAGCGTTGACTGCTATTCTTTCTGCCTGCATTCTTAAAAACTGATTTGGGCTGTTAATTTCTGGCAGGGGGCGAATTCTTCCAAAAAGAGTTCTTACGTAGCCATTTTTTCTTGCAAAGGAAATTGTTTCTTCAATAAATCTTTTCACCATTGGATATCTTAAAAAATACAGATCAATCAGTTCCTGAGCCTTTTCATAGGGAATTTTTATTGAGTCAGACAGTCCAAAGGGACTTATTCCATAAGAAATGCCGAAATTTACGGTCTTTGCAATTCTTCTATGATCCTCTGTAACAGCTTCTTCAGGTATTGAAAAGATCTCAGATGCTGTTGCTCTGTGAATATCCTTTCCTTCATGAAATGCTTTAACTAAAGAGGCATCTTCACTCATATGAGCCAGAAGTCTTAACTCAATCTGCGAATAATCAGCACTTAGAAACAGATATCCATCTTCAGGGATAAAGACTTCTCTTAAGAACTCTGCCCATTGTCCCTTTATAGGAATATTCTGTAAATTAGGCTCACTGCTTATGAGTCTTCCTGTTCCTGCTACGGTTTGAGACCATTTTGTATGAATTCTTTGTGTTTCAGGATTTATACAATCTCTGAGAGGGATTAAATAAGCTGTCAAAAGCTTATTTAGCGTGCGATAATTGATTACTTCCTGAGGCAGTTCATGCTTTGTGGCAAGCTCTTCAAGAACCTCCATTTCTGTTGAACGAGCCTTTTTACCTCTCTTTCTGCTCTTAAGTCCAAGCCTGTCATATAAAATTTCTGCGAGCTGTCTTGGCGAGTTAATATTGAACTCTGTCCCTGCAATTCTGTAAATTTTTTCCTTGATTTTATCAATCTCTGTAGAGACAACTCTGGTAAGAGCTTCAAGTTTTTCAAGATCAACCTTTATTCCTGCTTCCTCCATGTGGAAGAGCACTTCAATAAGAGGCATCTCAATATCAAAATAAAGCTTTTCAAGCTCCTTTTCTTTTAATTCCTCCTTTAACTTTTCATAAAGTTCAAGCATGTAAACAACGGATTTTTCAGAATCATCATAGAATTTGCCAAGATATTCAAGCACAAGCTCATCAAAATTATATTTACCTCTGTTTGGATTTATAAGATATGCTGCTATCATAAGATCAAAGTAAGGAGGCTCAAGTCTGATGCATGAATTTTTCAATCTCCTAAGTGTTTCTTTTACATTGAATAACACCTTTAATGCTGGACAGGACAAAATCAATTCTGAATCATCAAGGAATATTTCATAGACATCTCTATTAATACCAACATTAAGAGCATTTTCATGAATTGATGCTGAAAAAATTCCTCTTTCTTTAATTTTCTCAAATAATGTTTGAACATCAGTTTTTTTGTTTTCTGACTTTTCTATCTGAGGCTTTATATAAAGTTGCATTGTCTGCTTTAGAAGGCTTGTGAATTCAAGTTCACGAAAAATCTCAGCAAGTTTTTCCCTGTTCTGTTCCTTTATTTTAAGCTCCTCAAGCTTAATTTCAATAGGAGCATCCTTTTTTAAAATTACAAGTTCTTTACTGAGCTTGACAGCTTCAATGTTTTTTCTTAAAATTTCTGCCACTTTTGAAGGTTTTATAATATCAAGATTTTTAATGATGTTTTCTACAGAGCCATATCTCTTTAAAAGCTCTAAAGCTGTTTTTTCTCCAATTCCTTTTACTCCTGGAATGTTGTCAATAGCGTCACCAACCATAGCCATAAAATCATTAAGTTTTTCAGGAGAAATTCCGTATTTATTAATGACATATTTTTCGTCAACTATAATGTTATTGAAAGGATCATAGATTTTTACATTCTGCGAGACAAGCTGTAGCATGTCTTTGTCAAGGCTAACGATATAAAAAAAGGCTGAAGGCTGAAGTTTAAAGATGACAGAGGCTATTATGTCATCGGCTTCGTATCCGGGAATTTCTATTCTTTTGACACCCAAAGCATCAACAATCTCTTTTATATATTCAATCTGGACAGGCAAGTCCTTGGGTGTCTCAGGTCTTGTTATTTTATACTCTTCATATATCTTATGCCTTTTTGTTGGATGATGACTGTCAAATGCGCAGAGCATGTATTCAATATTTTTTTCTTTAAGAAGCTTAAGAAGCATTCTTGTAAAACCATAAACAGCATTTGTTGGAATACCACGACTGTTACTTAATCCCTTTATGGCATGATATGCTCTGTAAATAAAGCAGCTTCCATCAAGCAGATAAATTTCTTGCATATTTTTAGAATACCACATGTAGGTGTCTTTTTTTGTGATTTTGATTTATAATTAAAAATTGATTCAGTCTTAATTAATAAAAATTGAGGTGAGGGATTGGTAAACATAGAAGTCTTAAAGGAAAAGGCGAGGCAATTAAGAGTTGAGATTGTTAAAATGCTTGCTCAGGCAGGCTCCGGGCATACAGGAGGAAGCCTTTCTGCAGCAGATATTGTAACTGCTCTTTATTTTTATAAGATGAGACATGATCCGAAAAATCCTCAATGGCAGAATCGTGACAGATTTGTTCTTTCAAAAGGTCATGCTGCACCAGTTCTTTATGCTGCACTGGCTCTTTCAGGATATTTTGACAAATCCCTTCTTGGTACATTGAGAAGGCTTGGCTCTCCTCTTCAGGGACATCCCTGCTGCAGAGAATTGCCAGGGATTGAAGTTTCAACAGGCTCTCTCGGTCAGGGACTTTCTGTTGCCTGTGGAATGGCTCTTGGACTAAAGCTTGACAGAATTCCTGCAAGAGTTTACTGCCTTTTAGGAGATGGAGAAATACAGGAAGGTCAGGTATGGGAAGCTGCTATGACTGCTTCTCATTATAAACTGGATAATCTCTGTGCCATTATTGATCACAACAATCTTCAGATTGATGGAGCATGCACAGAGGTAATGAACATAAAGCCTTTAGAACCCAAATTCACTGCCTTTGGCTGGAATGTATTAACAATAGACGGTCATAATATGCAGGAAATCGTAGATGCCTTGAATGAAGCTGAAAAAATAAAGGAGAAACCAACAATGATTGTGGCGAATACTGTTAAAGGAAGAGGAGTTTCAATATTTGAAGGAAAAGTTCAGTATCATGGAGTAGCTCCCACGCCTGAGGAGCTTGAAATTGCGCTTAAGGAGTTGAAAGATGGGCAAAACTGAATGCAGTTGCCTATTGGATGTGTCTCAGGTTTATGGAAAAGAGATGGCAACAAGAGATGCCTATGGCATTACACTGGTTGAACTGGGGAAGAAAAATCCCAATATAGTCGTTCTTGATGCTGATTTAAGCTGTTCAACGAAGACTGCCAAGTTCGCAAAAGCCTTTCCAGAAAAATTTTTTAACATTGGAATTGCTGAACAGGATATGATTGGAGTGGCTGCTGGACTGGCTCTTACAGGAAAAATACCTTTTGCCTCCACCTTTGCAATCTTTGCCACTGGAAGAGCATGGGAGCAGATTAGGCAGACTGTCTGTTATTCCTATGCCAATGTAAAAATTGTTGCAACCCATGGAGGAATTACAGTTGGAGAGGATGGAGCAACTCATCAGGCAGTTGAGGACATTGCACTTATGCGAGTTATTCCAAGAATGAGCGTAATTGTACCTGCTGATGCCTATGAAACTGCACAGGCTATAGCAGTAGCAGCAGAATACTCCGGACCGGTTTACATAAGACTTGGGAGAGCAAAGGTCCCTTCAGTAATGCCTGAAAGCTATAAGTTTCAGATTGGAAAATCTCATTTATTCAGAGTTGGCAAAGATGTAAATATAATAGCCAATGGAATAATGGTCTCAGAAGCGTTAAAAGCTTCAGAAATACTGAATAAAGAAGGTATTGACACAGGTGTGGCAAACTTTTCCTCTGTAAAGCCTCTTGATACGGAAGCATTAATAAAAATTGCAAAATCGTCAAAATTAATTGTAACCGCAGAGGAACACTCAATAATAGGAGGTCTTGGTTCAGCTGTTGCTGAGTTTGTTTCTGAAAACTATCCTGTGGCTGTAAAAAGAATTGGAATAAAGGATACATTTGGTTGTTCTGGCTCGTGGAAAGAATTGCTTAAATTTTATGGGCTTACAGCAGAAAACATTGTTCAAACAGTGAAAGATTTTTTTAAGAGATGATAACCTTTCAAGGAGTTTATAAATATTACAGTGGTATCGCTGTTTTACAGAATGTTTCATTTAATATAGAAAAAGGAGAGCTCGTATTCATAACAGGTGCTTCTGGAGCAGGCAAAACAACTCTTTTAAAATTAATATTTGGAAGCGAATTCCCTGATGAAGGTGAAATAAAAGTAGCAGACTTTGAACTCACAAGGATAAAACAAAAAGATATCCCAAAATTAAGAAGAGCTGTGACCTTTGTTTTTCAGGATTTCAGATTAAGACAGGATTTAACAGTTTTTGAAAATGTGGCACTTCCTTTGAGAGTTATTGGAGAAAACCAGAGGGATATTAAAATAAAAGTTTTTGATGCCTTGAAAGATGTGGCTTCAAGACATAAAGCAGACAGTATTGTAAAAACTCTTTCTGGTGGAGAACAGCAAAAGGTTGCCATAGCAAGAGCCATTATTACAGAACCACAGATTATTCTTGCTGACGAGCCCACAGGAAATCTTGATCCAGAGGCATCAGAGGATGTAATGAACCTTTTTAAAAGAATAAATAATAAAGGATGCACTGTTGTTATAGCTACCCATAATTCAGAACTTTTTAAAAATTCTCCTTACAGAGTTTTAACCTTAAAAGAGGGAAGAATTCAATGAAGATGCATGTTCAATCAGCAATTAAAGGATTGTGGTTTAACAGATGGTCAACTTTACTGGCGATAGTCAGTATCGGTATATGTTTTTTTATTTTAACTGGAGTATTTTTGCTTTTGTACAATCTTGAGATATTTACAAAAAAACTTTCTGAAAAAGCTGCTATAGTTATATATCTAAAGGACAATACAACTGAGGCTGAAACTTCTTCCATAATTTCTGAGCTTAAAAAAATGGGAGTTTTTTCCAGGATTCAGTATATCTCAAAGGATGAAGCTTTAAAAGAAATGAGAAACCTTATTGATTCTCAACTTATAGAACTTATTGGATACAATCCTCTTTCCGACACAGTAGAGGCTTTTATAAAAGAAGAAAATCTTCAGAATATTAACGAAATAACGAAAAGGATAAAAGCATTGCAGATGGTTGACGATGTTTATTATCCAGCTAAAATCATAACGGGATTGAAAACAGTAAGAGTAACTTTGCGCAATCTTGCTGTAGTTGTTGCTTTTCTTATTTCAATTGCAATCTTATTCATAATTTATGCCACTGTCAAGAGTTTTTACTGGAAGAAAACTGAGGAAGTAGAAATTCTGAAACTTCTTGGAGCAACTCCATCCTATATAAGGCTTCCTTTTTTAATTGAAGGAGGAATTCTGGGGCTTGGAGGAAGTCTTTTTGCAGTTGTTTTAATGATTTTAATATACTTTTCTTTGCAATCAAAGGAGATTTCAGCGTATATGCCAGCAATTACACAGATTGCTTTTCCCTTTGAAACTTTTTATACATTGCCAGTTTTTGGTATAGTTTTTGGAATGCTTTCTTCCTTTTTTGCACTTGGCAGAATAAAATATCAATGAAGATGGTAAAAAATCTACATATTCTGCTATTAATTTTTATTGTTGTGAGTTCGCTGAGTTATGCTGCCCAGCCAAAGGAAGAATTAAGGGAGATAAAAAAAGAGATTGACATTCACAAAAGAAAGCTTAAAGAAACAAAGAAAATTG from Thermodesulfovibrio sp. 3907-1M harbors:
- the bioA gene encoding adenosylmethionine--8-amino-7-oxononanoate transaminase encodes the protein MDKKTLIEWDKKYIWHPFTQMKQWLTEEPAIFIEGRDCFLKDIDGKWYLDGVSSLWVNIHGHRRAEIDEAVKAQIDKLAHSTLLGACNEPSIVLAKNLAEMLSNSLPWGEPLTKIFYSDNGSTAVEIALKIAYQYWINQGIKKKNTFVSLKEGYHGDTIGAVSVGGVELFHEVYKPLLSKSIQAPSPYCYRCELKLNFPSCGVACLSEMEKIIRQNHERVVAVIVEPLVQCAGGIIVWPPGYLKGLRELCNKYEVLLIADEVATGFGRTGRMFACEHEEVTPDIVCLSKGITNGYMPLAVTAVNEKIFNAFLGEIEERKTFYHGHSYTGNPLACAAAIASLEIFKKDRTLENLPPKIELLKNKLLEIAELSHVGDVRQKGMIAGIELVRDKKTREPFSWKEQTGWKVVKLARKYGVWLRPLGDVIVIMPPLVISEENLERLLEVVKDCIIRISSD
- the polA gene encoding DNA polymerase I, translated to MQEIYLLDGSCFIYRAYHAIKGLSNSRGIPTNAVYGFTRMLLKLLKEKNIEYMLCAFDSHHPTKRHKIYEEYKITRPETPKDLPVQIEYIKEIVDALGVKRIEIPGYEADDIIASVIFKLQPSAFFYIVSLDKDMLQLVSQNVKIYDPFNNIIVDEKYVINKYGISPEKLNDFMAMVGDAIDNIPGVKGIGEKTALELLKRYGSVENIIKNLDIIKPSKVAEILRKNIEAVKLSKELVILKKDAPIEIKLEELKIKEQNREKLAEIFRELEFTSLLKQTMQLYIKPQIEKSENKKTDVQTLFEKIKERGIFSASIHENALNVGINRDVYEIFLDDSELILSCPALKVLFNVKETLRRLKNSCIRLEPPYFDLMIAAYLINPNRGKYNFDELVLEYLGKFYDDSEKSVVYMLELYEKLKEELKEKELEKLYFDIEMPLIEVLFHMEEAGIKVDLEKLEALTRVVSTEIDKIKEKIYRIAGTEFNINSPRQLAEILYDRLGLKSRKRGKKARSTEMEVLEELATKHELPQEVINYRTLNKLLTAYLIPLRDCINPETQRIHTKWSQTVAGTGRLISSEPNLQNIPIKGQWAEFLREVFIPEDGYLFLSADYSQIELRLLAHMSEDASLVKAFHEGKDIHRATASEIFSIPEEAVTEDHRRIAKTVNFGISYGISPFGLSDSIKIPYEKAQELIDLYFLRYPMVKRFIEETISFARKNGYVRTLFGRIRPLPEINSPNQFLRMQAERIAVNAPIQGTAADIIKIAMIRIYRHLKTKNMNAKLILQIHDEIVLEVQESIIEDVKEIVQNEMKNFDLKVPLEVNIFTGRNLNL
- a CDS encoding transketolase — encoded protein: MVNIEVLKEKARQLRVEIVKMLAQAGSGHTGGSLSAADIVTALYFYKMRHDPKNPQWQNRDRFVLSKGHAAPVLYAALALSGYFDKSLLGTLRRLGSPLQGHPCCRELPGIEVSTGSLGQGLSVACGMALGLKLDRIPARVYCLLGDGEIQEGQVWEAAMTASHYKLDNLCAIIDHNNLQIDGACTEVMNIKPLEPKFTAFGWNVLTIDGHNMQEIVDALNEAEKIKEKPTMIVANTVKGRGVSIFEGKVQYHGVAPTPEELEIALKELKDGQN
- a CDS encoding transketolase family protein is translated as MGKTECSCLLDVSQVYGKEMATRDAYGITLVELGKKNPNIVVLDADLSCSTKTAKFAKAFPEKFFNIGIAEQDMIGVAAGLALTGKIPFASTFAIFATGRAWEQIRQTVCYSYANVKIVATHGGITVGEDGATHQAVEDIALMRVIPRMSVIVPADAYETAQAIAVAAEYSGPVYIRLGRAKVPSVMPESYKFQIGKSHLFRVGKDVNIIANGIMVSEALKASEILNKEGIDTGVANFSSVKPLDTEALIKIAKSSKLIVTAEEHSIIGGLGSAVAEFVSENYPVAVKRIGIKDTFGCSGSWKELLKFYGLTAENIVQTVKDFFKR
- the ftsE gene encoding cell division ATP-binding protein FtsE; this translates as MITFQGVYKYYSGIAVLQNVSFNIEKGELVFITGASGAGKTTLLKLIFGSEFPDEGEIKVADFELTRIKQKDIPKLRRAVTFVFQDFRLRQDLTVFENVALPLRVIGENQRDIKIKVFDALKDVASRHKADSIVKTLSGGEQQKVAIARAIITEPQIILADEPTGNLDPEASEDVMNLFKRINNKGCTVVIATHNSELFKNSPYRVLTLKEGRIQ
- a CDS encoding permease-like cell division protein FtsX: MKMHVQSAIKGLWFNRWSTLLAIVSIGICFFILTGVFLLLYNLEIFTKKLSEKAAIVIYLKDNTTEAETSSIISELKKMGVFSRIQYISKDEALKEMRNLIDSQLIELIGYNPLSDTVEAFIKEENLQNINEITKRIKALQMVDDVYYPAKIITGLKTVRVTLRNLAVVVAFLISIAILFIIYATVKSFYWKKTEEVEILKLLGATPSYIRLPFLIEGGILGLGGSLFAVVLMILIYFSLQSKEISAYMPAITQIAFPFETFYTLPVFGIVFGMLSSFFALGRIKYQ